A window from Hyalangium ruber encodes these proteins:
- a CDS encoding PepSY-associated TM helix domain-containing protein, with amino-acid sequence MRLRRFLFKVHLYAGLTVGAVLVVTGLTGAVLVFEEELEGALDPEVRRVVPGPERVPFSQVLAAVVENQGGTQPRMLRIPERHDAPIEAWMGGGRDAVKVYVNPYTAQVLGSRNPSDSVVGIVRDLHIRLLAGKAGETVVGGLGVALLLLSVTGIIVWWPGRRKLAEGFKVRRPLRWRRGNFDLHKVSGAVTLVFLLLAGLTGTALVFPAPFQWMLKPLQASTPKATPTPPGPATGEPLSLDALMAVASRTMPGAHPTRIELPATPDAALKVRMRFPQEPHPNGMSFVFVDRHSGAVLYAESALKASAASRLMALRYPIHIGQIGGMVTRVLAVLTGLSLVGLFFTGLFLWHARTRATPAPRPAQSSTPPTQPSMS; translated from the coding sequence ATGAGGCTTCGCCGGTTCCTCTTCAAGGTGCACCTGTACGCGGGCCTCACGGTGGGCGCCGTCCTCGTCGTGACGGGCCTGACGGGCGCGGTGCTGGTGTTCGAAGAGGAGCTGGAAGGGGCCCTGGATCCCGAGGTGCGGCGGGTGGTGCCCGGCCCGGAGCGGGTCCCCTTCTCCCAGGTGCTCGCGGCGGTGGTGGAGAACCAGGGCGGAACCCAGCCGCGCATGTTGCGAATCCCCGAGCGCCACGATGCGCCCATCGAGGCCTGGATGGGGGGAGGACGCGACGCGGTGAAGGTCTACGTCAACCCCTACACCGCGCAGGTGCTGGGCTCCCGCAATCCAAGTGACAGCGTGGTGGGCATCGTCCGAGACCTGCACATCCGCCTGCTCGCGGGAAAAGCGGGGGAGACGGTGGTGGGCGGACTGGGCGTGGCCCTGCTGCTGCTGAGCGTGACGGGGATCATCGTCTGGTGGCCGGGGCGGCGGAAGCTGGCCGAGGGCTTCAAGGTGCGCCGCCCCCTGCGCTGGCGGCGCGGCAACTTTGATCTGCACAAGGTGAGCGGAGCAGTCACCTTGGTGTTCCTGCTGCTCGCGGGGCTGACGGGGACGGCGCTGGTGTTCCCCGCGCCCTTCCAGTGGATGCTGAAGCCGCTCCAGGCCAGCACGCCCAAGGCCACGCCGACGCCGCCAGGGCCTGCCACGGGCGAGCCGCTGTCGCTGGACGCGCTGATGGCCGTGGCGTCCCGGACGATGCCCGGCGCCCACCCCACCCGCATCGAGCTCCCCGCCACGCCGGATGCGGCGCTCAAGGTGCGCATGCGCTTTCCGCAGGAGCCCCACCCCAACGGGATGAGCTTCGTGTTCGTGGATCGCCACAGCGGCGCGGTGCTGTACGCGGAGAGCGCGTTGAAGGCCTCCGCGGCCTCGCGGCTGATGGCGCTGCGCTACCCGATTCACATTGGCCAGATCGGCGGCATGGTGACGCGAGTGCTGGCGGTGCTCACCGGGCTGTCGTTGGTGGGCCTCTTCTTCACGGGACTCTTCCTCTGGCACGCGCGGACCCGAGCCACTCCGGCCCCGCGGCCCGCGCAGAGCTCTACCCCTCCCACTCAGCCCAGCATGAGCTGA